A DNA window from Phragmites australis chromosome 11, lpPhrAust1.1, whole genome shotgun sequence contains the following coding sequences:
- the LOC133885293 gene encoding protein GRAVITROPIC IN THE LIGHT 1-like — METMAAAAPPQQKTGGLARRLARLLRRKRSPAGVGMAYSVAGDEFDESLDSSINSLSKLKLSGNLAAAYSLDAFFKNATEKKGAAPQPSLAPATDAAKHAFVASLFAGVSAVKATYAQLQLAQHPYDAEAIQAADAGLVVELTKLSDLKRRYARDPVAAVTNAATLAAHADEQRHLLRTYEITARKLEAELRARDAEAEHARVALAEELRAARALEKRVHPGRTLAALDDLHLSGLNATHFLTALRHTVKSIRAFAKAMLDAMRPAGWDPAAVAAAVHPAAQLCHPGDAKFALESYVALKMFANFHRRDFGLSSLHDRSSHDRRRFFEEFSELKAAPAFLDAQSPRWGALGEFLRDRYLSLVHERMETAFFGRQEQRAAVAAGDAFPRTAWFAEFAEMARHVWLLHCLFSAFDGVASIFQARAGSRFSEVYMENVSDVDGAEDGGVTAPSLSGHLAVGFTVVPGFKVGRTVIQCRVYLSRPDRRP; from the coding sequence ATGGAGACGATGGCAGCGGCAGCGCCGCCGCAGCAGAAGACGGGGGGCCTCGCGCGGAGGCTGGCTAGGCTTCTCCGTCGGAAGCGCTCCCCGGCGGGGGTGGGGATGGCGTACTCTGTCGCCGGGGATGAGTTCGACGAGTCACTCGACAGCTCCATCAACTCGCTGAGCAAGCTCAAGCTGTCCGGCAACCTGGCTGCCGCCTACTCGCTCGACGCGTTCTTCAAGAATGCGACGGAGAAGAAGGGAGCGGCGCCGCAGCCGTCCCTGGCGCCGGCGACGGACGCCGCGAAGCACGCGTTCGTGGCGAGCCTGTTTGCTGGTGTCTCCGCGGTGAAGGCGACCTACGCGCAGCTGCAGCTCGCGCAGCACCCCTACGACGCCGAGGCGATACAAGCGGCGGACGCCGGCCTGGTCGTTGAGCTCACCAAGCTGTCGGACCTCAAGCGGCGGTACGCCAGGGATCCGGTCGCGGCGGTCACGAACGCCGCCACCCTCGCGGCGCACGCCGACGAGCAGCGCCACCTCCTCCGGACCTACGAGATCACGGCGCGCAAGCTAGAGGCCGAGCTCCGCGCGCGGGACGCCGAGGCGGAGCACGCCCGGGTCGCGCTCGCCGAGGAGCTCCGCGCCGCGCGGGCCCTGGAGAAGCGTGTCCACCCGGGGCGCACCCTGGCCGCGCTCGACGACCTCCACCTCTCCGGCCTCAACGCCACCCACTTCCTCACCGCCCTGAGGCACACCGTCAAGTCCATCCGCGCCTTTGCCAAGGCAATGCTCGACGCAATGCGACCGGCCGGGTGGGATcccgcggcggtggcggccgccGTGCACCCGGCCGCCCAGCTGTGCCACCCCGGCGACGCCAAGTTCGCGCTCGAGTCCTACGTcgcgctaaagatgttcgccaactTCCACCGGAGAGACTTCGGCCTGAGCTCCCTGCATGACAGGAGCTCCCACGACCGGCGCCGCTTCTTCGAGGAGTTCTCGGAGCTCAAGGCGGCGCCGGCGTTCCTCGATGCTCAGAGCCCGCGGTGGGGGGCGCTCGGCGAGTTCCTGCGGGACAGGTACCTTTCGCTAGTACACGAGCGGATGGAAACGGCGTTCTTCGGGCGGCAGGAGCAGCGCGCCGCTGTGGCCGCCGGGGACGCGTTCCCGCGCACCGCCTGGTTCGCCGAGTTCGCGGAGATGGCGCGCCACGTGTGGCTGTTGCACTGCCTGTTCTCCGCGTTCGACGGCGTCGCGTCCATCTTCCAGGCGCGCGCCGGGTCGCGGTTCTCCGAGGTGTACATGGAGAACGTCAGCGACGTGGACGGCGCAGAGGACGGCGGCGTGACGGCACCATCCCTGTCCGGGCACCTCGCCGTCGGGTTCACCGTCGTGCCGGGGTTCAAAGTCGGCCGGACGGTGATCCAATGCCGAGTATACCTTTCCCGCCCAGACCGCCGGCCGTGA